A single Sulfurimonas aquatica DNA region contains:
- a CDS encoding NAD(P)/FAD-dependent oxidoreductase, with the protein MKIYDVMILGAGASGLMCAANLSKKKSVAILDVNDRVAKKLKISGGGKCNITNQSLSVDNFDGDSEYVSYALKRFSKDDLLKFLDRNRVELELRKGRYYFCQHSSDDIIEVLKKESKNSEIILNNEIISVAKDEEIFQIKTNKEIYKAKNVVVATGGKSFRTLGASEIGLEIAKSFNIQTKEFTPALVGLTVQKEQFWMRELSGLSCYVHIKVDDKVLREEMLFAHKGISGPAVLSASLYWKKGELSIDFLPDKNIIELVTGSKKLVSSVINLPKRLSKALLKAVDVDDKECKKLTKEDTVKLKLLHSYSFSPAGNFGFTKAEVSRGGVSLLELNKETLESKSIKGLYFIGEVADVTGELGGYNFQWAFSSAYICAKSLK; encoded by the coding sequence ATGAAAATATATGATGTGATGATACTTGGCGCTGGGGCAAGTGGCCTTATGTGCGCAGCCAATTTAAGTAAGAAAAAATCTGTTGCAATTTTGGATGTAAATGATAGAGTGGCAAAAAAGTTGAAAATTTCTGGTGGGGGAAAGTGCAATATCACTAACCAAAGTCTATCGGTAGATAATTTTGATGGTGATAGTGAGTATGTCTCTTATGCACTTAAGAGGTTCTCAAAAGATGACTTGCTTAAGTTTTTAGATAGAAATAGGGTGGAGTTGGAACTTAGAAAAGGGCGTTACTATTTTTGTCAACATAGTTCTGATGATATAATAGAAGTCCTAAAAAAAGAGTCTAAAAACAGTGAAATCATTCTAAACAATGAAATTATCTCAGTTGCTAAAGATGAAGAGATATTTCAAATAAAAACTAATAAAGAGATATATAAAGCAAAAAACGTTGTCGTAGCGACAGGTGGGAAGAGCTTTAGAACTCTTGGGGCTAGTGAAATAGGACTCGAGATTGCTAAAAGTTTTAATATCCAAACAAAAGAGTTTACTCCCGCGCTTGTTGGTTTAACTGTCCAAAAAGAGCAGTTTTGGATGAGAGAACTAAGTGGACTAAGTTGTTATGTGCATATAAAGGTAGATGATAAGGTTTTACGTGAAGAGATGCTCTTTGCGCATAAAGGTATAAGTGGACCTGCTGTTTTATCTGCTTCGCTATACTGGAAAAAGGGTGAACTAAGTATAGATTTTTTGCCAGATAAGAATATAATAGAGTTAGTCACAGGAAGTAAAAAACTTGTAAGTTCTGTAATAAATCTTCCAAAAAGACTCTCAAAAGCACTTCTAAAGGCAGTAGATGTTGACGATAAAGAGTGTAAAAAACTCACTAAAGAAGATACTGTTAAGTTGAAGCTATTACATAGTTACAGCTTCTCCCCAGCTGGAAACTTTGGTTTTACAAAAGCAGAAGTAAGTCGTGGTGGAGTGAGTCTTTTAGAGTTAAATAAAGAAACTTTAGAGTCAAAAAGTATAAAAGGGCTTTATTTTATAGGTGAAGTTGCCGATGTTACCGGAGAACTTGGAGGTTACAACTTCCAATGGGCATTTTCAAGTGCCTATATCTGTGCCAAAAGTCTTAAATAA
- the rimO gene encoding 30S ribosomal protein S12 methylthiotransferase RimO gives MSNKLHIVSLGCTKNLVDTEVMMGKLQNFELTDNNEDADVIIVNTCGFIDAAKEESINTVLSLHDARKEDSLLVMAGCLSERYQDDLMEQIPEVDIFTGVGDYDKIDELLVEKKSRFSDQVYLIDGAERVVTGSTYHAYIKLSEGCNQKCSFCAIPSFKGKLNSRNLDSIASEVEGLVKKGYYDFSFVSQDSSSYLRDQNIKDGLSLLIQRIELIEGVKSARILYLYPSTTSMALLKNIAKSEIFHNYFDMPIQHINDDMLRLMKRGFGKDKTVELLNFMRSLPNSFVRTSFIVGHPNETQEMFDEMCEFAKTFGFDRVNVFSYSDEETTSAYDLSDKISDEVKAERAQILGDIVSELTRESLRADIGKEFDIVIDSESDEHEYLLSARKLIWAPEIDGEIYVNDRTKDEDLEFTKIYKAKITELVGNILTATVDNA, from the coding sequence ATGAGCAATAAACTCCACATAGTCTCTCTTGGATGTACTAAAAACCTTGTCGACACAGAAGTAATGATGGGAAAACTTCAAAACTTTGAACTCACAGACAATAATGAAGACGCCGATGTTATTATCGTAAATACTTGTGGTTTTATAGACGCGGCAAAAGAGGAATCAATAAATACCGTTCTTTCTCTTCATGATGCAAGAAAAGAGGACTCTTTGCTAGTTATGGCCGGTTGTTTAAGCGAACGCTACCAAGATGACTTAATGGAGCAGATTCCAGAGGTGGATATCTTTACCGGCGTTGGTGACTATGACAAAATAGATGAACTTTTAGTTGAGAAAAAGAGTCGTTTTTCAGATCAAGTCTATCTTATAGACGGAGCTGAACGAGTTGTAACAGGTTCAACTTATCATGCATATATCAAGCTTTCAGAAGGGTGTAATCAAAAGTGTAGTTTTTGTGCTATACCCTCTTTTAAAGGTAAGTTAAACTCACGTAACCTAGACTCTATTGCTAGTGAAGTTGAAGGACTTGTAAAAAAAGGATATTATGATTTTTCTTTTGTATCCCAGGACTCAAGCTCTTACCTTCGTGATCAAAATATCAAAGATGGGCTTTCACTTCTTATTCAGAGAATAGAACTTATTGAGGGTGTAAAATCTGCTAGAATTCTCTACCTTTATCCATCAACAACAAGTATGGCACTTCTGAAAAACATAGCAAAAAGTGAAATCTTCCACAACTACTTTGATATGCCTATCCAGCATATTAATGATGATATGTTACGTTTAATGAAACGCGGATTTGGTAAAGATAAAACAGTTGAACTACTTAACTTTATGAGAAGTCTTCCGAACTCTTTTGTTCGTACAAGCTTTATAGTTGGTCATCCCAATGAAACGCAGGAGATGTTTGATGAAATGTGCGAGTTTGCAAAAACTTTCGGATTTGACCGCGTAAATGTATTTTCATACTCCGATGAAGAAACTACGTCAGCTTATGATTTGAGCGATAAAATATCTGATGAAGTAAAAGCAGAACGCGCGCAGATCTTAGGAGATATTGTTTCAGAGCTAACTCGTGAGTCTTTGAGAGCGGACATAGGCAAAGAGTTTGATATTGTCATAGATAGTGAGAGTGATGAGCATGAGTATCTACTAAGCGCGAGAAAGCTTATATGGGCTCCTGAGATAGATGGTGAAATTTATGTAAACGATAGAACTAAAGATGAAGATTTAGAGTTTACAAAAATATACAAGGCTAAAATCACTGAGTTAGTGGGTAATATATTAACCGCTACTGTAGATAATGCTTGA
- the tilS gene encoding tRNA lysidine(34) synthetase TilS: MLENSSLKLLKESKNLLAFSAGVDSTALLFLLLENNIKFDIAIVNYGVRLQSEDEVAYAQKLASKYNFKCHLLKAKKIDSNFEAKARNLRYDFFEELIKKHNYQNLLTAHHLGDRFEWMLMQFCKGAGCVEISGMKKLDKRQNYNLLRPLLHLDKQELLKYLEDNQLKYFLDESNLDESYKRNEFRHNYSTPLLHKYLSGIKKSFEYIDEDVKSLVKDIKIKSINDFNYFKSSGSKRSDILAIDRYLKSKLHLTTASEKELLKKDKTVIISRRFVVNQEHGYVFIAPYIKAKELSKELKEKLRLLCIEPKLRGYLATDSEAVVLLSSLELE; the protein is encoded by the coding sequence ATGCTTGAGAATAGTTCACTCAAACTTCTAAAAGAGTCCAAAAACCTCCTTGCCTTCTCGGCAGGAGTAGACTCAACCGCCTTACTCTTTTTACTCCTAGAAAATAATATAAAATTTGACATTGCAATTGTAAACTATGGAGTGCGCTTACAAAGTGAAGATGAAGTAGCTTATGCTCAAAAGCTTGCAAGTAAATATAATTTTAAATGCCATCTACTTAAAGCGAAGAAGATAGACTCTAACTTTGAAGCAAAAGCCAGAAACCTGCGTTATGACTTTTTTGAAGAACTTATTAAAAAACATAATTATCAAAACCTATTAACAGCACATCATCTAGGTGATAGATTTGAGTGGATGCTTATGCAGTTTTGCAAAGGTGCTGGCTGTGTAGAAATATCAGGTATGAAAAAACTTGATAAACGCCAAAACTATAATCTTCTCAGACCTCTTCTTCATTTAGATAAGCAAGAATTACTCAAATACTTAGAAGATAATCAATTAAAATATTTTTTGGATGAGAGTAATTTAGATGAGAGCTACAAACGCAATGAGTTTAGACATAATTACTCCACTCCTCTTCTACATAAATATCTTAGTGGGATTAAAAAAAGCTTTGAGTATATAGATGAGGACGTCAAGAGTTTAGTAAAAGACATAAAGATAAAGAGTATTAACGATTTTAATTATTTCAAATCAAGTGGCTCCAAACGCAGTGACATTCTTGCCATAGATAGGTATTTGAAATCAAAACTACACCTTACTACTGCTAGTGAAAAAGAGCTATTGAAAAAAGACAAAACTGTGATTATTAGTAGGAGATTTGTAGTAAATCAAGAGCATGGTTATGTTTTTATCGCTCCCTACATAAAAGCAAAAGAACTCTCAAAAGAACTCAAAGAGAAGTTACGTTTACTTTGTATAGAGCCTAAATTACGAGGCTACTTAGCAACAGATTCTGAGGCGGTAGTGTTATTATCATCTTTAGAGTTAGAGTAA
- a CDS encoding tyrosine-type recombinase/integrase, giving the protein MKKLLNKKRVEFLEYIEQHRGYSELTIKSYDESIKEGLNFIEIIEDKDVVIFNLMPYRIHISGLNSKTISKKLSAIRSFVSFLGDNGLNIVLNSNDSVKVAKTLPKPVSHEHILEALQNAKLQERLIVTILYTAGLRISELSSLKLEDIGDEWIRVIGKGNKQRDIPLMNSTKLLIDEYLTTISAKKFLFEKNSEKLSENSLRYIVTKVFRNVSLKVTPHQLRHSYATSLLNGGAPIVDVGELLGHSSMATTQIYTKLGSALKQQNYNKAHPLCGVDE; this is encoded by the coding sequence TTGAAAAAGTTACTAAATAAAAAAAGAGTTGAGTTCTTAGAATATATTGAGCAGCATCGCGGTTACTCTGAACTTACTATAAAAAGTTATGATGAATCGATAAAAGAGGGCTTAAACTTCATTGAGATAATTGAAGATAAGGATGTTGTTATATTTAATCTTATGCCATATAGGATTCATATTTCGGGTTTAAATTCCAAAACAATTAGTAAAAAACTAAGTGCAATAAGAAGTTTTGTCTCTTTTTTAGGTGATAATGGTTTAAATATAGTTCTAAATTCAAATGACAGTGTAAAGGTGGCAAAAACTCTGCCAAAACCAGTTTCACATGAACATATTTTAGAGGCATTACAAAATGCAAAACTACAAGAGAGATTAATTGTCACGATACTCTATACAGCGGGACTACGTATATCTGAACTCTCATCACTGAAACTTGAAGATATAGGAGATGAGTGGATACGAGTTATAGGAAAAGGTAATAAACAACGTGACATTCCTCTTATGAACTCAACAAAATTGTTAATCGATGAGTATTTGACAACTATAAGTGCAAAAAAATTCCTTTTTGAGAAAAATAGCGAAAAATTAAGCGAAAATAGTCTAAGATATATCGTAACTAAAGTCTTTAGAAATGTCTCACTTAAAGTGACACCACATCAGCTACGTCACTCTTATGCAACTTCGCTTTTAAATGGTGGAGCTCCCATAGTAGATGTTGGTGAATTGTTGGGGCACTCTTCTATGGCTACAACACAAATATATACTAAACTAGGTAGTGCATTGAAACAGCAAAATTATAACAAAGCACATCCACTTTGCGGGGTGGATGAGTAG
- a CDS encoding lysophospholipid acyltransferase family protein yields the protein MLKRASRFLGLILIPFIGSLFIRLLYLTNKKEFVAPESLPEENFIMACWHGELLMIPYAYKKYKKNPNVKIIISDHFDGSLIAKTLSHFGFGSIRGSSTRNGARALIRGIKELKNGYDLGITPDGPKGPRHEVADGIVVMAQKAGVKIVLVEIKASSYWQLNSWDKFVIPKPFGLISYYISDMIDVSEMELDEAKQLIQEGLLKNEK from the coding sequence TTGCTTAAAAGAGCTTCTCGCTTTTTAGGCCTTATTTTGATTCCATTTATAGGCTCTTTATTTATCCGCCTTTTATATTTAACCAATAAGAAAGAGTTTGTAGCACCTGAGAGTTTACCTGAAGAAAATTTCATAATGGCATGCTGGCATGGTGAACTTCTGATGATACCTTATGCTTACAAAAAATATAAAAAAAATCCAAATGTAAAAATTATCATTTCTGATCATTTCGATGGTTCACTCATAGCAAAAACATTAAGTCATTTTGGTTTTGGGAGCATTAGGGGCTCTAGTACTAGAAATGGTGCACGCGCTTTGATTAGAGGCATAAAAGAGCTGAAAAATGGGTATGACTTAGGTATAACGCCAGATGGGCCAAAAGGGCCTCGCCATGAAGTGGCGGATGGCATAGTCGTGATGGCTCAAAAAGCTGGTGTTAAAATTGTACTTGTAGAAATAAAGGCATCTTCATATTGGCAACTTAATTCATGGGATAAGTTTGTTATTCCTAAACCATTTGGCTTGATTTCCTACTATATTAGTGATATGATTGATGTCTCAGAGATGGAACTAGACGAAGCGAAACAGTTGATACAAGAGGGGCTACTCAAAAATGAAAAATAA
- the miaB gene encoding tRNA (N6-isopentenyl adenosine(37)-C2)-methylthiotransferase MiaB encodes MMSKKLFIETLGCAMNSRDSEHMIAQLREKEGYETTEDFQDADLILINTCSVRERPVHKLFSELGGFNKKKKPTAKIGVCGCTASHLGEEIIKRAPYVNFVLGARNVSRITEVLHKDKAVEVDINYDESEFAFDDYRTSPYKAYINISIGCDKKCTFCIVPKTRGEEISIPDTLIIQEAKKVVEGGAKEIFLLGQNVNNYGRRFSGDQEKVNFTELLRRLSKIEGLERIRFTSPHPFHMDDEFIEEFAHNPKICKSMHMPLQSGSTKVLKDMKRGYTKEWFLNRVEKLRTECPEVSISTDIIVAFPGESDEDFADTIDVMKQVKFDQIFSFKYSPRPETEAEHFKEVDSEVASDRLSYLQTLNNEIHDEINAKLIGKTYRVYFEALIRDGYVSGRSDNNIVIKVKGSEELLGTFENVKITQIGRTILTGEILA; translated from the coding sequence ATTATGAGCAAAAAGTTATTTATTGAAACATTAGGTTGTGCAATGAACTCTCGCGATTCTGAGCATATGATTGCTCAGCTTCGTGAAAAAGAGGGATATGAAACAACTGAAGACTTTCAAGATGCCGATCTAATTTTAATAAATACGTGTTCAGTTAGAGAACGCCCAGTCCATAAACTCTTTAGTGAGCTTGGTGGCTTTAATAAAAAGAAAAAACCCACTGCCAAAATTGGCGTTTGTGGTTGTACTGCTTCTCATCTTGGAGAAGAGATAATCAAACGCGCTCCTTACGTTAACTTTGTTTTAGGAGCAAGAAACGTTTCTAGAATCACCGAAGTTTTACACAAAGATAAAGCGGTTGAAGTCGATATTAACTACGATGAAAGTGAATTTGCCTTTGATGACTACAGAACGTCTCCATACAAAGCATATATAAATATCTCTATTGGTTGTGATAAAAAGTGTACTTTTTGTATAGTTCCAAAAACACGTGGTGAAGAGATTTCCATTCCAGATACGTTAATCATACAAGAAGCTAAAAAAGTAGTTGAGGGTGGCGCTAAGGAGATTTTTCTTCTTGGACAAAACGTAAATAACTACGGAAGACGATTTTCTGGTGATCAAGAGAAGGTAAACTTTACAGAACTTCTAAGAAGACTTTCAAAGATAGAGGGACTAGAACGCATTAGATTTACTTCTCCTCACCCATTTCATATGGACGATGAGTTTATAGAAGAGTTTGCACATAATCCTAAAATATGCAAATCAATGCATATGCCTCTGCAAAGTGGCTCAACTAAAGTGCTAAAAGATATGAAACGCGGATATACAAAAGAGTGGTTTTTAAATCGCGTTGAAAAACTTCGTACCGAGTGTCCCGAAGTTTCAATAAGTACAGATATAATTGTCGCGTTTCCTGGTGAAAGTGATGAAGATTTTGCTGATACTATCGATGTTATGAAACAGGTGAAATTTGATCAGATATTTTCTTTTAAATACTCTCCTCGTCCTGAAACTGAGGCTGAACACTTTAAAGAAGTCGATAGTGAAGTGGCATCGGATAGACTTAGTTATTTACAAACGCTAAATAATGAGATTCACGATGAGATAAACGCCAAGCTTATTGGCAAGACTTATAGAGTTTATTTTGAGGCACTTATACGTGATGGATATGTTTCAGGTAGAAGCGATAACAACATTGTGATAAAAGTCAAAGGTTCTGAAGAGCTACTTGGTACGTTTGAAAATGTGAAAATTACGCAAATTGGTAGAACTATCTTAACAGGCGAGATTCTTGCTTAA
- a CDS encoding HP0268 family nuclease: protein MDLKFARTEIDEKAKKVDLAKIEATVAKDDSVIFYFDRDNSHKDLLSLQDHFEAMGKSFYMSEVKFGLSDNDYMYQVHIMS, encoded by the coding sequence ATGGATTTAAAGTTTGCAAGAACAGAGATAGATGAAAAAGCAAAAAAAGTTGATTTAGCTAAAATAGAAGCTACAGTGGCTAAAGACGATAGTGTAATCTTCTATTTTGATAGAGATAACTCACATAAAGATTTACTATCTCTTCAAGATCATTTTGAAGCAATGGGAAAAAGTTTTTATATGAGTGAAGTAAAATTTGGTCTATCAGATAATGATTATATGTACCAAGTTCATATAATGAGCTAA
- the nusA gene encoding transcription termination factor NusA — translation MEKILDIAEAIAHEKGLSPEKVLESLKTAFVQTAKRVIDRNFAFEAQIDDAAKSIKIVQTITVVADDDARLEDEELAPAFIPISEAREYDDQVELDDQLQVDHDLEEYGRTGASQLHREIEYHIQRLVEDEMYNRYTSKVGTLVSGRVTRVDSNNATYIEVDEVRAVLPMKSRIKGEFFDVGDHIKAVVRRVTMDKENGIQIELSRTSPKFLEELLALEVPEISDGTVIIEKAARIPGERAKIAILSTHPQVDAVGATVGVKGVRINAVSDELIGENIDCIEYTSIPELFVSRTMSPAIISHVEIVKNDEGENVKAIITLPADQKSKAIGKSGINIRLASMLTGMQIELLESDTTTTEDGEIVEQKDSVDALEALFN, via the coding sequence ATGGAAAAAATTCTAGATATTGCCGAAGCTATTGCACATGAAAAAGGACTCTCACCTGAAAAAGTGCTAGAGTCGCTAAAGACGGCGTTTGTTCAAACTGCCAAAAGAGTTATCGATAGAAACTTTGCGTTTGAAGCTCAAATTGATGATGCGGCAAAAAGCATAAAAATAGTTCAAACAATTACCGTTGTAGCCGATGATGATGCAAGACTAGAAGATGAAGAGCTCGCTCCTGCTTTCATCCCTATAAGCGAAGCTAGAGAGTATGATGACCAAGTAGAACTTGATGATCAGCTCCAAGTAGATCATGACTTAGAAGAGTATGGTAGAACTGGGGCTTCACAACTTCACCGTGAAATAGAATATCACATCCAAAGACTTGTAGAAGATGAGATGTACAATAGATATACATCTAAAGTTGGAACACTAGTAAGTGGTCGCGTTACTCGCGTTGATTCAAATAATGCAACATATATAGAAGTAGATGAAGTCCGTGCTGTGCTTCCAATGAAAAGTCGTATAAAAGGCGAGTTCTTTGATGTTGGAGATCACATTAAAGCGGTTGTGCGTCGCGTTACAATGGATAAAGAAAACGGTATACAGATAGAACTTTCTCGTACGTCTCCTAAGTTTTTAGAAGAGCTTTTAGCTCTTGAAGTACCTGAAATCTCTGATGGAACTGTAATCATTGAAAAAGCAGCTCGCATACCAGGTGAACGTGCTAAAATTGCCATCTTAAGTACTCACCCTCAAGTTGATGCGGTTGGTGCTACTGTTGGTGTTAAAGGTGTGCGTATTAATGCAGTTAGTGATGAGTTAATAGGTGAAAATATTGACTGTATTGAATATACTAGCATACCAGAACTTTTTGTATCACGTACAATGAGTCCGGCTATCATCTCTCATGTAGAGATAGTTAAAAATGATGAGGGTGAAAATGTTAAAGCAATAATTACTCTTCCGGCTGACCAAAAGAGTAAAGCGATTGGTAAAAGTGGTATAAATATCCGTTTAGCTTCTATGCTAACAGGTATGCAAATTGAACTTCTTGAGTCAGACACTACAACTACTGAAGATGGTGAGATAGTAGAGCAGAAAGATAGTGTTGACGCACTTGAGGCACTGTTTAATTAA